GGCGGCCGAGGGGGCTGAGCTGGCCTTCTCCTATCAGGGCGAGGCCTTCGGCAAGCGGGTCGAGCCGCTGGCCGCCTCGGTCGGATCGGACCTTCTGGTCGATGTGGACGTGACCGACGACGCCTCGCTGGACGGGGCCTTCGCGACCCTGGCCGAGCGGTGGGGCCAGCTGGACTTCCTGATCCATGCCATCGCCTTTTCCAACAAGGACGAGTTGACCGGCCGGTTCATGAACACCAGCCGCGCCAACTTCAAGCGCAGCCTGGAGATCAGCTGCTATTCCCTGATCGAGGTCGCGCGCCGCGCCCATCCGCTGATGGCACCGGGCGCCTCGATCATCACCCTGACCTATGGCGGATCGAACCGGGTGACGCCCTTCTACAACGTCATGGGCGTGGCCAAGGCCGCGCTCGAGGCCAGTGTGCGCTATCTGGCCAACGACCTGGGCCCCGACGGCATCCGCGTGAACGCGATCAGCCCGGGCCCGATGAAGACGCTGGCCGGTGCCGCCATCGGCGGCGCACGCAAGACCTTCCGCCACACCGAGGCCAATGCGCCGCTGCGTGCCAATGCCACGCTGGAGGCGATCGGCGGCACGGCCGTGTGGCTGACCTCGGACTGGGGGGCCTGCACCACGGGCGAGATCGTGACGGTGGATGGCGGCTATCACGTGCTGGGGATGCCGCAGAGCGAGAACCTCTGAGGTTGGTGCCGGGGGCCGGCCCGCAGAATAGGAACCATTAGGTTGAGCCGGGGGCCAGCCCCCGGACCCCCGGGATATTTTCGCCAAGATGAAAGGGCTGCGCATGGCTGAGTTTCGGGCGAGTGACGGGGCGCGTCTGGTCTATGCGGACGAGGGCACGGGACTGCCGGTGCTGTGCCTGGCGGGGCTGACGCGCGGCATGTCGGATTTCGACTACCTCGCCCCGCATCTGGACGGGGTGCGGCTGATCCGCATGGACTATCGGGGGCGCGGGGGATCGGACTGGACCGGCTCCGAAAGCTATACCGTGCCGCGCGAGGCCCGCGATGCGGTCGAGCTGCTGGATCATCTGGGCGTGGACCGGGCGGCGGTGCTGGGCACGTCCCGGGGCGGGCTGATCGGGATGGTTCTGGCTGCGACCACGCCGGAGCGGATGCTGGGGCTGTGCCTGAACGATGTCGGGCCCGAGATCGCGAGGGCGGGACTCGAGCGGATCTTCGACTATGTCGGACGCGCGCCCGAAGCGCCCACCCATGCGGCGCTGGCCGGGCGCCTGCCCGACCTGATGCCGGGGTTTTCGGACGTGCCCGAGGGACGCTGGCTGGAGGACGTCCGGCGGCATTATGTCGAGACGCCGGAGGGGCTGGCGCTGACCTATGATCCGGCATTGCGCGAGGCATTCCTGGCGGCCTTCGACGGGCCGCCGGTGGATCTGTGGCCCCTGTGGCAGGCGGCGGCGGCGATACCGGTCGCGCTGATCCGGGGGGCGAATTCGGACCTTCTGGCGCCCGAGACCGTGGCGCGGATGGTGCGGATGCGCCCGGACCTGATCCTGGCCGAGGTGCCGGGCCGCGCCCATATTCCCTGGCTGGACGAGGCCCCCGCGCTGGAGGCGATCGGCCGCTGGCTGGAGGCCTGCCGCGCAGCGGACTGACGGCACGCGGGGGGCGTCCTCCCCCCCGCGCCTCTTATCCCCTTAGTACGGGCTGTCTTCGAAGTAGAAGTTTTCGGCGTTATCGGGTGTGATGAGTTCGGATGCGATGATGAAGTCTCCGCTCATGGGGGCGCCTGCGGTGAGGCCGAGGACGGTCATCTCGATGGCGGTGGAGATCATCGAGGGGGGATAGGTGACGTTCACCGGCACGGTGGGATCGCTGTTTCGGATGCGGTCGACCATCTCCTTCATGCCGGCGCCGCCGACGACGAACATCTCGCCGGTGCGGCCGGCCTGGTCGATGGCGGCGAGCGCGCCCACGGCCATGTCGTCGTCGGCCGCCCAGACCGCGTCGATCTCGGGGAAGCGCGACAGCCAGTCCTGCATCAGGTTGAAGGCGGTGTCGCGGTTCCAGTTGCCGTGATCCATGGCGGCGACCTCGACGCCCGATCCCTCCAGCGCGGCCTCGAAGCCCGCCACGCGCTCGTTGTCGACGGTCGAGGCGATGCCGCGCATCACCACGACCTGCGCGCCCTCGTCCAGGGTCTGGGCGAAGTACTGGCCGGCGGTGCGCCCGAAGCTGTCGTTGTCGCCCGCGACATAGAGGTCCTCGATCCCCTCCTGCGCCAGGCCGCGATCGACGACCGTGACCCAGACCCCGCTGTCGGCGATGCGCGCGATCGGGCCGGTCAGCGGCTCGGATTCGAAGGGCAGCACGACCAGCGCGTCGATGCCGCGGGTGGCGACCATGTCCTCGAGGTCCGAGACCTGCTGGCCGGGATCCGAGGTGGTGGTCAGCACGAACTCCATGTCGGGGTTCGCCTCGGCCAGGCGGGCGACGGTGCGCTCGGCATGGAAGTTCAGCGCGCCGGCCCAGCCATGCGTGGCGGCGGGGATCGAGATGCCGACGGTCTGGGACAGCGCCGGGACGGCGGTCAGGCCCAGAAGGGCGGTGGTGGCGACCAGGGTGGCCTTCATTGGCAAAGTGGCTTTCATTGGTGGTTCTCCTCCCACGGGATCAGGTTCAGCGCGCCGCGCCGGTGTTGCGTTGCAGCACGACGGCCAGGATGATGACGACGCCCTGGATGGCGCCGTTCAGATAGGGGCTGACGAAGTCGGTCAGGTTCAGCAGGTTGCCGATCAGCGACAGGATCAGCACGCCCACGACGGTGCCCCAGACCCGGCCGAAGCCGCCCTTCAAGAGCGTGCCGCCGATGATGACGGCGGCGATCGCCTCCAGCTCCCACAAGAGGCCGGTGGTGGCCGAGGCGGATCCAAGGCGCGGCACGTACATCACGACCGCGATGCCCACCAGCACGCCCAGCAGCACATAGGTCGCCAGCCGCACCCGCAGCACCGCCACGGACGAATAGCGCGCGACCTTCTCGTTCGAGCCGATCGCGGCGCAGTGCCGGCCGAAGGCGGTGTGGCGCATGGCGATCTCGCCCAGGATGGCCAGCAGGGCGAAGACGATGATCGGCCAGGCGATGCCCAGGATGCCGCCGTAATAGACGGGGCGGTACATCTCGCGCATCTCGTAGCCCAGGGACAGCGTGCCCCCATCGGCCAGCCAGGTCACCAGGGAGCGATAGATGCCCATGGTGCCAAGCGTCAGGATGAAGGCCTCGATGCCCGCCCGGGTGATCAGGATGCCGTTGATGAAGCCCGCCGCCAGCCCCGCCAGCAGCGCCACCGCGATGCCCAGGGCGATGACCGGCAGGCCCGGCCCCATGCTGTCGGTCAGGAGGTTCATCACCAGGATCATCAGCCCGGCCACGAAGGCCGCCATCGAGCCCACGGAGAGGTCCAGCCCCCCCGCGGTGATCACGAAGGTCATGCCGATGGCGATGATGCCGATGAAGGCCGAGCGGGCCAGCACGTTGGTGATGTTGGCATAGCTGAGGAAGTTCGGGTTCAGCGCCATGCCGATGCCGATCAGCACCAGCAGCGCCACCAGCGGCGCGATGACGGTCAGGTTGACGCGCCGGCGGCGGGGGGCGGAAGTTTGTGCGTGCGTGGCCGTGCTCATGCGGCGGTGTCCTTGTATGTGTCGTCCATGCCCATCGCCAACCGCACGATGCCGCCTTCGGTGACCGCCGTGCCCGACAGCTCTCCGGCGATGCGGCCGGCATGCATGACGATCACGCGGCTGGCCAGGCCGATCAGTTCGGGCATCTCGGACGAGATGACGATGATGCTGCGCCCCTCGGCGGCCAGCCGGGCGATGAGGGTGTAGATCTGCTGCTTGGTGCCGATGTCGATGCCGCGCGTCGGCTCGTCGATGATCACCACCCGCGGGTCGGGCAGCAGCACCTTGGCCAGAAGCAGCTTCTGCTGGTTGCCGCCCGACAGATCGCCCACCGCCATGTCGCGGGCCGGGGCGCGGATCCCGAACTCGGCGATGGCGCGGTCCAGCGCCGCCTCCTCGCGCCTGCGGTCGATCAGCGGGCGGCCGAAGGTCTCCAGCAGCGGCAGGGTCAGGTTCTCGCGCAGGGACTTGTCCAGCAGCAGCCCCGCGCCCTTGCGGTCCTCGGTCAGATAGGCCAGCCCCGCGCGCATGGCCTGGGCCACCTGCCCCGCGGGCAGGTCCACCCCGTCCAGGCGGACGCTGCCCGTGCGGGGGCGCAGCCCGGCGATGGCCTCGGCCAGCTCGGTGCGTCCCGATCCGACCAGCCCGCCGATGCCCAGCACCTCGCCCCGGTGCAGGACCAGGCTGGCATCATGGACGATGCCCGGCACGGTGATGCCGCGGGCCTCCAGGATCGGCTCGGCGCCGCCCCCGACCTGGGCTGGAACCTTGGGGGGATAGAGATCCGACAGCTCGCGCCCGACCATCGCGGCGGCCATGTCGTCCTCGGTCACGTCGGCGGTCAGGTCCGAGCGCACCATCGTGCCGTCGCGCAGCACGGTGACGCGGTCGGCGATGCGCTTCACCTCGCCCAGCTTGTGCGAGGTGTAGAGGATCGCCACGCCCTCGGCCCGCAGCCGCGCGATCTGCGCGAAGAGCACCTCGGTCTCGCGCTCGGTCAGCACGGCGGTGGGCTCGTCCATGATCAGCACGCGCGCGTCGCGCGACAGGGCCTTGGCGATCTCGACCATCTGCTTGTCGGGGACCGAGAGGCGATTGACGGGCGTGGCCGGATCGACCCGGCAGTGCAGCTGCGCCAGCAGGTCGGCGGTGCGCGCGCGCATCGCCCTGTGGTCCAGCAGGAAGCCGCGCCTCAGCTCGCGGCCCAGAAAGACGTTCTGGTCCACCGACAGGTGCTCGGCCAGGTTGAACTCCTGGTGGATCATGATGATCCCCCGGTCCTCGGCCTCGTCCGAGCCGACGAAGGTCACGGGCGCCCCCTCCAGCAGCACCCGGCCGCCGGTGGGGTCCAGATAGCCGGCCAGGATCTTCATGGTCGTGGACTTGCCCGCACCGTTCTCGCCGATCAGGGCATGGACCTCGCCGGGATGCAGGGCGAAGTCGACGCCGTGCAGGATCTCGATCGGGCCGAAGGCCTTGGTGACGGCATCCAGCGCCAGGACGGGGGCGGGGGTGGTGGGTCCGGGAAGGGTCATGGCGTCACCTCGACCCACGCCGCGTCGGCGGCCTGCGAGCGGATGCAGGCGTCGATGAAGGCCATCCCCTCCAGCCCGTCGCGCAGGCCCGGCAGCGTGTCGGGATGCACGCCGCTGCGGATCGCGTCGGCGGCCTCGGCGTAAAGGTTGGCGAAGCCCTCCAGATAGCCCTCGGGATGGCCGGGCGGCACGCGGCTGCCCTCGGGCGTGCTGCCGGGACCTGCCCGGCGCAGGACCTGCGCGGGCTGGCCGAAGGGGGTATGAAGCAACGTCTCGGGCAGGTCGTGCTGCCATTCCAGACCGCCCGTCTCGCCATAGACGCGCAGCCGCAGCCCGTTCTCGCGCCCCGGCGCCACCTGCGAGGCCCAGAGCATCCCCCGCGCCCCGGTGCCGTAGCGCAGCAGGATATGGGCGTTGTCGTCCAGCCGGCGCCCGGGCACGAAGCTGCTCAGGTCCGCGGCCAGCCGCTCGGGCAGCATCCCGGTGACGAAGCGCGCCAGCTGGAAGGCATGCGTGCCGATGTCGCCGATCGCGCCGCCTGCACCCGCGCGGGCCGGATCGGTGCGCCAGTCGGCCTGCTTGCTGGTCGTCTCCTCGGTCAGCCAGTCCTGGGCATATTCGACCTGCACCAGCCGCAGCGCGCCCAGATCGCCGCGGGCGATCATCGCGCGGGCCTGGCGGATCTGCGGATAGGCGGAATAGTTGTGGGTCAGCACGAACAGCGCGCTTGAGGCCCGCGCCGCCGCGGCCAGATCTTGCGCCTGCGCCAGCGTCGCGGTCATCGGCTTGTCGCAGATCACGTGGATGCCCTGCGCCAGGAAGGCCCGGGCCACGGGCTCGTGCAGGTGGTTGGGCGTGCAGACCGACACCGCCTCGATCCCGTCGGGGCGGGCGGCCTCGTCGCGCGCCATCCGTTCAAAGTCGTCATAGCTGCGCGCGATGCCCGCGGCGGCCGCGCTGGACGCCGCCCGGGCGGGGTCCGAGGACAGCGCGCCCGCCACCAGCTCGAACCGCCCGTCCAGCCGCGCCGCGATGCGGTGCACATTGCCGATCATCGCGCCCGCGCCGCCGCCCACCATGCCAAGCCGGATCGGGATATGCCTGTCCATGCTCATGCCCCCAGCCCCAGCATCCGGCGGTTGGCCGCGTCATCCGCGCCGCCATCCGCGAAGTCGTCGAAGGCCCGGTCGGTCACCCGGATGATGTGGTCGCGCACGAAGGCCGCCCCCTCGCGGGCGCCGTCCTCGGGGTGCTTGAGCGCGCATTCCCATTCGACCACCGCCCAGCCATCGAAGCCCATCGTGGCCAGCTTGGAGAAGATGCCCTTGAAGTCCACCTGCCCGTCGCCAAGGCTGCGGAAGCGCCCCGCCCGGTCCACCCAGGGCTGGTAGCCGCCATAGACGCCCTGCCGCCCCGTCGGGTTGAACTCGGCATCCTTCACATGGACCATGCCGATGCGTTCGGCATAGATGTCGAGGTTGGCCAGGTAATCCAGCTGCTGCAGCAGGTAATGCGACGGATCGTACAGCATCCTGGCGCGCGGATGCTGGTCCACGCGATCGAGGAACATCTCGAAGGTCACCCCGTCATGCAGGTCCTCTCCGGGATGGATCTCGAAGCAGATGTCGACGCCGCGGCTGTCGGCATGGTCCAGGATCGGCCGCCAGCGCGCCGCCAGAGCGTCGAAGGCCGCCTCGACCAGCCCCGCCGGGCGCTGCGGCCAGGGATAGAGGTAGGGCCAGGCCAGCGCGCCGGAAAAGGCCGCCATCCGGTCCAGACCCAGGTTCGCCGAGGCGTCGATGGTCTTTCGGACCTGATCCACCGCCCAGGCCTGCCGCGCCACCGCGTCGCCGCGCACGGACGCCGGCGCGAAGCCGTCGAAGGCCGCGTCGAAGGCCGGATGCACCGCCACCAGCTGGCCCTGCAGATGCGCCGACAGCTCGGTGATCTGGACGCCATGCGCCCGCGCCTGTCCCGACAGCTCGTCGCAATAGGTCCGCGAGGCCGCCGCCCGGTCCAGATCGATCAGCGACGCCGCCCCCGAGGGCACCTGCACGCCCAGATAGCCGCAGCCCGCCGCCCATGCGGTGATCGCGTCGAAGCTGTCGAACGG
Above is a window of Paracoccus liaowanqingii DNA encoding:
- a CDS encoding ABC transporter substrate-binding protein; this encodes MKATLVATTALLGLTAVPALSQTVGISIPAATHGWAGALNFHAERTVARLAEANPDMEFVLTTTSDPGQQVSDLEDMVATRGIDALVVLPFESEPLTGPIARIADSGVWVTVVDRGLAQEGIEDLYVAGDNDSFGRTAGQYFAQTLDEGAQVVVMRGIASTVDNERVAGFEAALEGSGVEVAAMDHGNWNRDTAFNLMQDWLSRFPEIDAVWAADDDMAVGALAAIDQAGRTGEMFVVGGAGMKEMVDRIRNSDPTVPVNVTYPPSMISTAIEMTVLGLTAGAPMSGDFIIASELITPDNAENFYFEDSPY
- a CDS encoding alpha/beta fold hydrolase; this encodes MAEFRASDGARLVYADEGTGLPVLCLAGLTRGMSDFDYLAPHLDGVRLIRMDYRGRGGSDWTGSESYTVPREARDAVELLDHLGVDRAAVLGTSRGGLIGMVLAATTPERMLGLCLNDVGPEIARAGLERIFDYVGRAPEAPTHAALAGRLPDLMPGFSDVPEGRWLEDVRRHYVETPEGLALTYDPALREAFLAAFDGPPVDLWPLWQAAAAIPVALIRGANSDLLAPETVARMVRMRPDLILAEVPGRAHIPWLDEAPALEAIGRWLEACRAAD
- a CDS encoding sugar ABC transporter ATP-binding protein, translated to MTLPGPTTPAPVLALDAVTKAFGPIEILHGVDFALHPGEVHALIGENGAGKSTTMKILAGYLDPTGGRVLLEGAPVTFVGSDEAEDRGIIMIHQEFNLAEHLSVDQNVFLGRELRRGFLLDHRAMRARTADLLAQLHCRVDPATPVNRLSVPDKQMVEIAKALSRDARVLIMDEPTAVLTERETEVLFAQIARLRAEGVAILYTSHKLGEVKRIADRVTVLRDGTMVRSDLTADVTEDDMAAAMVGRELSDLYPPKVPAQVGGGAEPILEARGITVPGIVHDASLVLHRGEVLGIGGLVGSGRTELAEAIAGLRPRTGSVRLDGVDLPAGQVAQAMRAGLAYLTEDRKGAGLLLDKSLRENLTLPLLETFGRPLIDRRREEAALDRAIAEFGIRAPARDMAVGDLSGGNQQKLLLAKVLLPDPRVVIIDEPTRGIDIGTKQQIYTLIARLAAEGRSIIVISSEMPELIGLASRVIVMHAGRIAGELSGTAVTEGGIVRLAMGMDDTYKDTAA
- a CDS encoding enoyl-ACP reductase FabI, which gives rise to MGDLLKGKRGLVMGVANERSIAWGIARAMAAEGAELAFSYQGEAFGKRVEPLAASVGSDLLVDVDVTDDASLDGAFATLAERWGQLDFLIHAIAFSNKDELTGRFMNTSRANFKRSLEISCYSLIEVARRAHPLMAPGASIITLTYGGSNRVTPFYNVMGVAKAALEASVRYLANDLGPDGIRVNAISPGPMKTLAGAAIGGARKTFRHTEANAPLRANATLEAIGGTAVWLTSDWGACTTGEIVTVDGGYHVLGMPQSENL
- a CDS encoding sugar phosphate isomerase/epimerase family protein — encoded protein: MQTIKGPGLFLAQFVGDAAPFDSFDAITAWAAGCGYLGVQVPSGAASLIDLDRAAASRTYCDELSGQARAHGVQITELSAHLQGQLVAVHPAFDAAFDGFAPASVRGDAVARQAWAVDQVRKTIDASANLGLDRMAAFSGALAWPYLYPWPQRPAGLVEAAFDALAARWRPILDHADSRGVDICFEIHPGEDLHDGVTFEMFLDRVDQHPRARMLYDPSHYLLQQLDYLANLDIYAERIGMVHVKDAEFNPTGRQGVYGGYQPWVDRAGRFRSLGDGQVDFKGIFSKLATMGFDGWAVVEWECALKHPEDGAREGAAFVRDHIIRVTDRAFDDFADGGADDAANRRMLGLGA
- a CDS encoding ABC transporter permease produces the protein MSTATHAQTSAPRRRRVNLTVIAPLVALLVLIGIGMALNPNFLSYANITNVLARSAFIGIIAIGMTFVITAGGLDLSVGSMAAFVAGLMILVMNLLTDSMGPGLPVIALGIAVALLAGLAAGFINGILITRAGIEAFILTLGTMGIYRSLVTWLADGGTLSLGYEMREMYRPVYYGGILGIAWPIIVFALLAILGEIAMRHTAFGRHCAAIGSNEKVARYSSVAVLRVRLATYVLLGVLVGIAVVMYVPRLGSASATTGLLWELEAIAAVIIGGTLLKGGFGRVWGTVVGVLILSLIGNLLNLTDFVSPYLNGAIQGVVIILAVVLQRNTGAAR
- a CDS encoding Gfo/Idh/MocA family protein; its protein translation is MDRHIPIRLGMVGGGAGAMIGNVHRIAARLDGRFELVAGALSSDPARAASSAAAAGIARSYDDFERMARDEAARPDGIEAVSVCTPNHLHEPVARAFLAQGIHVICDKPMTATLAQAQDLAAAARASSALFVLTHNYSAYPQIRQARAMIARGDLGALRLVQVEYAQDWLTEETTSKQADWRTDPARAGAGGAIGDIGTHAFQLARFVTGMLPERLAADLSSFVPGRRLDDNAHILLRYGTGARGMLWASQVAPGRENGLRLRVYGETGGLEWQHDLPETLLHTPFGQPAQVLRRAGPGSTPEGSRVPPGHPEGYLEGFANLYAEAADAIRSGVHPDTLPGLRDGLEGMAFIDACIRSQAADAAWVEVTP